From the Nostoc sp. PCC 7107 genome, the window ATTTATGTTACTGGATATTTGCACGGTTTAATTCTGTTTAATTGCAAACTCAACAAAAAATTCATATTCTCTATCGAGAATTAGGTGATTTTAGCAGAATCCAATGCTCCCCTCAGACTGGAAGTCTGGGGCTATACAAACAAAGCCTGCCTATCGCGCTTGCGCTGCGCTTGGCGCACCACGCAGGCTAAATAGATGATTTGAGTTGAAAAATCTGGTTTGTACAGTCATCAATTTCATTCATCCAAATATTTGTGCAAGAGGTCTATTGTGGATAAGGATTTAGACCTCCCCCAAAACTCTCGTCTTTCAAGACGAGGCTTCAGACCCAAGTGGTTTCGGGTGTAATTAATTCTGTGCAAGTACTTAACAACGCCGTAGCTGTGTTAACAACACAACAACATCATCAATAGCTTGCCTGATAGTGCTGGCTGGTTGTTCAGATTGATTCACAATAATACTAAAAGCTAACGGCTCATATTGTGGCGAATTTATATATCCTGACAGAGAAATTACACCTCTTAAACTACCCGTTTTTGCCTGAACGATTCCCTGGGCTGATGTGTTGCGAAAGCGCCCTTGTAAAGAACCACTAACTCCAGCGACAGGTAAAGAAGTCCGAAAAACTTGGGCTTCTGGTGATGCGGCGATTACTTGTAAAACTTGTACTAAAGCTTCTGGACTAATTAAATTCTTCCGCGATAGTCCTGAGCCATCCACTACACTATAACTGTTTGAGTTAACTCCCAACTGGGTGAGAGTTTCTTGCATGACTTTTAACCCAACATCAGCAGTATTTTGATTTTTTGCTACTTGTTGTTTGTCGGCTAAAGTTCTTAATAAAGCCTCAGCAAATAAATTATTACTGTTTAAATTAGTCTCTTTTAATAACTCAGATAAAGGTGGAGATTCAATGGCTGCAACTTCGCGTTCATTTTTACCACCATTAGCAGTAGATGTTTGCTGTACAGAAATTCCTTCTGCTGCTAAACTCTGACGAAAGTGACGTAAGAAATTTTGTGTAGGGTCAAATACTGCGATCGCACTAATATCTGGTTGTGAATTTACCGCCAGTTGTCCTTGTAAATACAGCACCGCCCCTTTTAAGTCACGCCTTACTTCCACTAACCCTGGTTCATCTTTTTGCGCCGTGACAGAATTATTTTCAACTCGCCACTGATACGCCTCTGTAGGATCAGCCCATTTAATTTGCAATGGTTTTCCTATAGTTTGGGGTAAGACTGTTAATACAGCAGCATTTTCATTCAAAATCAAACTATTGACAGGTGCGCCATAATAAGCTTGCACATCTTCCCATTGCCAACTAGGATTTATTAAATCTCCTTGAAAGTAACTATCATCAGCAATTAAATTATTGACTTGAGTAATACCCTGTTGACGTAATTGCTTGGCTAAGAGTGTTAATTGAGCATTTTTTAAACTGGGGTCTCCTCGACCAACTACACGCAAATTACCATCAGCATCTTGATAAACAGAGGTACGAATGCGAAAATCTGCACCTAATTGTTTGAGTGCCGCAGATGTCGTCAACAGTTTAGTATTAGAAGCAGGAGTAAAGTATTTCTCCGCATCGTGGCTGTAAAGAGTTTGCGTAGAAGCTAAGTTTTTAACTAAAATTCCCCAACGGGCGCGACTAAATAAGGGACGATTGATTGCAGTATCTATAGATGTTCCTAATTCAGCGGGACAAATTGATTTTGTGGTATTTGCAGGGGGAACTGGAGTTTGGGCTATAACTGCTTGTTGGGTAATTGCAGTCTGGGTTCCCAAGAACAATAGCAGCAAACTCATGGAGATTTTTCGAGAAAACATACTTAAACTTCTACATTGAGAACTGAGGGTTATATTATTTTGTAGTGTTTGGCGATCGCATGGTTCAATACTTTTTTAAACGCAGAGGGGCGCGGAGGTTAGCGCAGAGAATACGGAGGATTACTCAGGCGTTAATCAGAATCTTCTCAGCAGTCGCAAGCCGTTAAGGGTAACTAATACTGTAGAGCCTTCATGACCAATTACACCGATGGGTAGGTTAATATTCCCGAAAAAGTTAGCCAGCATCAGCAGAATAATTGATGTGAGCGCAAAGGTGATGTTTTGTTTGATAATGAATTGCGATCGCCTACCTAGTTCCATTGCGATGACAATTTTTTCGAGTCTATCTGCTATTAATACAATATCTGCGGTTTCTAGTGCGACATCACTACCAGCACCTCCCATTGCTATCCCTACAGTTGCTTGGGCTAAAGCTGGTGCATCATTAATTCCATCTCCCACCATTGCTACAGTGTGATATTGTTTCTGCAAGCTACGAATGAGGTTGAGTTTATCTTCTGGTAGTAGTTGGGCGTGAACCTGGGTGATACCGACTGCTTGAGCGACCGTTTGGGCTGTACGCTGGTTATCTCCGGTAATCATCACAATTTGTTCTACACCTAGCTGACTCAGATGGCGAATGGTGGCGGCGGCTTCTGGTCTAATCATATCTGCAATAGCGATCGCTCCTATGACTTTTGTATCTTGAGCAACCCAAACTACAGTTTTCCCCTCAGATTCCCAGCTATGAGCTAAATCTTGAAGTTTTTGCGGTAACTGTGTCACATATTGTTGAACAAAAGCTGCATTTCCTAGTGTAATTTTTACACCATTAACATTGCCGATAATTCCCTGTCCAGGTATAGCTTGCACATCTACACCACTCTCCCAGCTTAAATCACTGGCTGCTTGAACAATGGCTTTAGCAATGGGGTGTTCTGAAAATGCTTCTAATGCTGCTGCTGCTTTTAATACATCCGCTTGTGTATATTCCTCAATCGAAATTACCTGAAATACTTGCACTTGTCCTGTAGTTAGAGTACCAGTTTTATCAAAAGCGATCGCTCTGACTTTACCCATGTTCTCTAACTGTGCGCCATTCTTGAACAAAATCCCCTGTCTCGCACCGTTGGCAATGCCTGATAATAATGCTGGCATAATTGCCGCCATCAGCGCACAAGGAGAAGCCACCACCAAAAAAGTTAAAGCCCGATAAATCGTCGTGTTCCAATCCCATGCCAAAATAAACGGTGGCAAAATAGCGAGTAATATACCAGCTACAACAATTACCTTGGCATATCCCCGTTCAAATTTGGCAATGAATTCTTGAGAAGGTGGGGCTGATTCTTGTGCTTCTTCTACTAACCGAATCACGCGCTGAATCAAATGACTCGCGGCTGGTTTGTGAATTTTCAACTTCAGCGCCCCATAACCGTTGAGTGTCCCAGCAAACACCTCCTCGCCTACTGTCTTTTCTACAGGTAAAGATTCCCCTGTAATCGCCGCTTGATTGATGGTGCTGTAACCAGACAAAATAATGCCATCGGTAGGAATTAACTCTCCTGGTTTGACAACTATTTCGTCTCCTACCTTTAATTGACTGATGGGTAACATCTGTTCCTGTCCCTGATGCAGAACCCTGGCTGTATCCGGTGTCAAACTCATCAAACTGCGGATACTTCTTTCCGTCCGCCCCATTGCATAACCTTCTAATGCACCGCTAACAGCAAAGATCAGAATTAAAATTGCCCCATCAATAATTAGGTGATATTCTCTGCGCCATAAACCTAAACTAGCTGCACCAACCGCCGCCACAATCATCAGCAAATCTACATCAAGTTCTTTCTCTTTAATTAATGTAGTTATTCCCTCACGGGCGCTTTCGTAACCACCAATCACATAAGCCGCACTTAACAACAGTATTGCCCATCCCAACCAACCCAGATGTAAGGCGTACCAGCCAAAAAATAACAACAATCCACAAACCAATGCTGCTAAGATATCTGCGTGTTCTTTGGTGTATTTGGTTAAATGCTGTGGGTAAAACATAAGAGTGAAATCCTTGATAACTGATCTCACGGTAAACCTTGACATTAATGTTAAGGTCAAGCAATTATTTTTCTACAAGGAGGTATTTTGATGACTCGCTTGCATAATAAAACCGCTGTAATTACCGGAGGGACATCGGGGATTGGTTTTGAGACTGCGAAACAGTTTATTAAAGAAGGGGCGCGAGTAATTATTACTGGACAAGATGAACAACGTTTGCACACCGCAGCCCAAGAACTGGGTTCTCAGGTAATTCCGGTGGTGGCAGATGTGCGATCGCTTTCTCAACTTGATAATCTAGCAGCACGAGTCAAATCAGAATTTGGCGGGCTTGATATTTTGTTTGCTAACGCCGGTATCGGATTTTTTGCCCCGTTAGAGGCGATGGACGAAACCTTGTACGATAACCAGTTTGATATCAACGTTAAGGGTATCTTTTTCACTGTGCAGAAGCTTTCTGGCTTACTGAATCCCGGCGCTAGTATCATCTTAAACGCTTCATCAGTCAATGAAAAAGGTATGGCGACGGGCAGTATCTATTGTGCGACAAAAGCGGCTGTGCGCTCATTTGCGCGGAATTTAGCGGCAGAATTAGGCGATCGGCAAATTAGAGTCAATGCGATTAGTCCTGGTTTAATCCCTACTAATTTTCAAACCAAAATGGGCTTATCACCAGAAGCCTTGGAAAATTTTGGCAATTATATTAAGCAAACCGTACCTTTGGGACGCTTTGGCAAACCAGAAGAAATTGCAGCGGCGGTAGTGTTCCTCGCTAGTGATGAGTCTTCTTACATGACTGCGGCAGATTTAGTAGTTGATGGTGGCTATATGAACGTTTAGCAACGCAATATATGTACAAATATATGTATTTATAACTGCTTGTAAAAACTGCTTGACGCATCTATCAAGAACGTAGGAGATTAAATCACATAAGTGTTTGTACGTATATAAAATATTAAAAAATCGGCTGGCATATTTGTGGGATGAGTAAGATGCTCATCCCTTGTATTTCTGACGCAGAAACAAGAGTTTTTTGAAATTTTACTTTTTGAGATGACGGAAATCAAAGGAGAGAATTATGTACAAACAAGTACAAAAAACTGGTAAACAAGCTGCTGATTCATCAACTTCTAATCCGTTTGCACCGCGTCCATTTAAAGTTGAATCTTTACCTGAACCAGATTTAAATCAAAATACAGAAATACAAAAGCAAGAATTGTCCTCAGAGTCGGGCTTGTCTAGGTTGTCCCACATCCCCATTTTTCCCCCAGGTTATCAACCACCACCACCGCCACGAGTTCAGATGAAGTTGAATATTGGTGAGCCTGGGGATAAATATGAACAAGAGGCGGAAAGAGTCGCTCCAGATGTTGTGCAACAGATTAATGCACCTTTGCAAGCAGGATATATACAGCATCAGCCAACGCAGCCGATAATGCAGCGTGTGGCAGAAGGTGGGATGGCTGCATCACCTGATGAGGCTATCCAAGCGAAAGGCGAAATGAACGGTAACAGCCAAGAATCAAACGAGAAATCACATCCCAATCAAACCGGATTACCTGATGAACTCAAAGCAGGGGTGGAAAATCTATCGGGCTATTCCCTAGATGATGTCAAGGTTCATTATAATTCGCCCAAACCTGCCCACTTACAAGCATTAGCTTACACCCAAGGGACGGAGATTCATGTCGCCCCTGGACAAGAGGAACATCTACCCCATGAAGCATGGCACGTAGTTCAGCAGATGCAGGGAAGAGTTAAACCGACGATGCAAATGAAAGGATTACAGATTGATGATAATGAAGCGTTGGAGAAAGAAGCAGATGTGATGGGGGAGAGAGCAAAATATGATGGAAGTGAGTTAAGTCATGAGAACTTAATTCATTTTGTGCAGCAAAAACCTGAAGCTATCATTATTCAGCGAATGGTTGGTAAATATCTTTGCCTTAGAGATCCTGTAATTATTAAAGAATATCATGTAAAAGGATGGGTAATATCTGTTTATAATGCCGATGAAGGTACGTATTTCGTTACAAATGTTCTTAATAGTTTTGGTAATTTGGCAGGTAATTACAAATTAGATCAATTAGATTTTGACCCTGATTTTGATTATAATAGACGCGATAAATTAGAGACAGATAGTGAGGAGAGTGACGATAGTGATCACGGCAGCGAAGATGCTGATACACTCACAGAAGATTTGTATCCAGATGAATTGAAGAAAGATGAATTTGAAGAGATTAAGGGATATGAAGAAATATTGATTGAAATTTTCGACAATTTGTGTACAGTATATCAAATTAACATTGATAAACAACAAGTCTGGGATAGATTTTATGAAGAATGGAGTCAAAGTGTAGTTACCCGACAGTGGTGGCAAGAATTTAAAAAACGGGCTGACCAGCAAAAGAGTGAGAATGGTAGCACTCAACCCATACAGATGAAAAGAACTGGAAACACGGATAGTTATCAAGAAAAATACCAAACCGCAAATTTTGGAGAATTTAAACAAGTCACTTATCGCCGCGATGGGAAAGGTAATATCAATTTCAGCAACACGAAAAGTCACACAGCCTGGACAGATCCAATCAACCGCTCTACCTACGTTAAACTAAACCAGGGGATGAAAGACAAAAAATATGGGATTATGAGTGGCGGTCAGAAAGTTAAGTTAGCCGGGGCTTCTAGAGCGCAGCACTTTGCTATAGGCGATAAACTTTGTTCATGGGCAAAAGCCAATAGGAAATCGAAATGGACATGGCATCATCTATCTAAAGAATATGAGATGGTGTTAGTTGACATGAGAGTACACGCCAAGCACGGACATAATGGTGGGGTATTGTTATGGAAATAATAGCA encodes:
- the dacB gene encoding D-alanyl-D-alanine carboxypeptidase/D-alanyl-D-alanine-endopeptidase is translated as MFSRKISMSLLLLFLGTQTAITQQAVIAQTPVPPANTTKSICPAELGTSIDTAINRPLFSRARWGILVKNLASTQTLYSHDAEKYFTPASNTKLLTTSAALKQLGADFRIRTSVYQDADGNLRVVGRGDPSLKNAQLTLLAKQLRQQGITQVNNLIADDSYFQGDLINPSWQWEDVQAYYGAPVNSLILNENAAVLTVLPQTIGKPLQIKWADPTEAYQWRVENNSVTAQKDEPGLVEVRRDLKGAVLYLQGQLAVNSQPDISAIAVFDPTQNFLRHFRQSLAAEGISVQQTSTANGGKNEREVAAIESPPLSELLKETNLNSNNLFAEALLRTLADKQQVAKNQNTADVGLKVMQETLTQLGVNSNSYSVVDGSGLSRKNLISPEALVQVLQVIAASPEAQVFRTSLPVAGVSGSLQGRFRNTSAQGIVQAKTGSLRGVISLSGYINSPQYEPLAFSIIVNQSEQPASTIRQAIDDVVVLLTQLRRC
- a CDS encoding heavy metal translocating P-type ATPase, which encodes MFYPQHLTKYTKEHADILAALVCGLLLFFGWYALHLGWLGWAILLLSAAYVIGGYESAREGITTLIKEKELDVDLLMIVAAVGAASLGLWRREYHLIIDGAILILIFAVSGALEGYAMGRTERSIRSLMSLTPDTARVLHQGQEQMLPISQLKVGDEIVVKPGELIPTDGIILSGYSTINQAAITGESLPVEKTVGEEVFAGTLNGYGALKLKIHKPAASHLIQRVIRLVEEAQESAPPSQEFIAKFERGYAKVIVVAGILLAILPPFILAWDWNTTIYRALTFLVVASPCALMAAIMPALLSGIANGARQGILFKNGAQLENMGKVRAIAFDKTGTLTTGQVQVFQVISIEEYTQADVLKAAAALEAFSEHPIAKAIVQAASDLSWESGVDVQAIPGQGIIGNVNGVKITLGNAAFVQQYVTQLPQKLQDLAHSWESEGKTVVWVAQDTKVIGAIAIADMIRPEAAATIRHLSQLGVEQIVMITGDNQRTAQTVAQAVGITQVHAQLLPEDKLNLIRSLQKQYHTVAMVGDGINDAPALAQATVGIAMGGAGSDVALETADIVLIADRLEKIVIAMELGRRSQFIIKQNITFALTSIILLMLANFFGNINLPIGVIGHEGSTVLVTLNGLRLLRRF
- a CDS encoding glucose 1-dehydrogenase, which translates into the protein MTRLHNKTAVITGGTSGIGFETAKQFIKEGARVIITGQDEQRLHTAAQELGSQVIPVVADVRSLSQLDNLAARVKSEFGGLDILFANAGIGFFAPLEAMDETLYDNQFDINVKGIFFTVQKLSGLLNPGASIILNASSVNEKGMATGSIYCATKAAVRSFARNLAAELGDRQIRVNAISPGLIPTNFQTKMGLSPEALENFGNYIKQTVPLGRFGKPEEIAAAVVFLASDESSYMTAADLVVDGGYMNV
- a CDS encoding DUF4157 domain-containing protein; translation: MYKQVQKTGKQAADSSTSNPFAPRPFKVESLPEPDLNQNTEIQKQELSSESGLSRLSHIPIFPPGYQPPPPPRVQMKLNIGEPGDKYEQEAERVAPDVVQQINAPLQAGYIQHQPTQPIMQRVAEGGMAASPDEAIQAKGEMNGNSQESNEKSHPNQTGLPDELKAGVENLSGYSLDDVKVHYNSPKPAHLQALAYTQGTEIHVAPGQEEHLPHEAWHVVQQMQGRVKPTMQMKGLQIDDNEALEKEADVMGERAKYDGSELSHENLIHFVQQKPEAIIIQRMVGKYLCLRDPVIIKEYHVKGWVISVYNADEGTYFVTNVLNSFGNLAGNYKLDQLDFDPDFDYNRRDKLETDSEESDDSDHGSEDADTLTEDLYPDELKKDEFEEIKGYEEILIEIFDNLCTVYQINIDKQQVWDRFYEEWSQSVVTRQWWQEFKKRADQQKSENGSTQPIQMKRTGNTDSYQEKYQTANFGEFKQVTYRRDGKGNINFSNTKSHTAWTDPINRSTYVKLNQGMKDKKYGIMSGGQKVKLAGASRAQHFAIGDKLCSWAKANRKSKWTWHHLSKEYEMVLVDMRVHAKHGHNGGVLLWK